TCTTTTTCCTATATAAGCCTTCTCTATGAGCAACTTTGTGCCATGCAGCACTTACGTGGCGCTTATGTGCCATGATTTACTGAGGGAAGTGGACAGAAAGCTAATATTTTGGGTATTCCTAGCTATCTGCGTGAAAATGTTCAACCACTTAGCGCCTATGTAAGAATTCCTTGTCTGTTGTCGCATAATTAGCCTTATACATGTTGTTTCTTGCTTTTGGTATTTGTGACCATCTATTGCCTACCGTGTTTCAGTTACCGCATTATTTCGTTGTTGTTACTGTTGTATTGATTTCCTTATTAATTGACATGTTTTCTTCGCTGCTGTATTTCTATTTCATAATTATGTACTATGATTTTCTGCATTTGAGCTGAGTGTCTTTtggaaacaatctctctatctCTATGTGGTAGGGTAAGGACCTCTATGTGGTAGGGTAAGGTCCGCTGACACTCTACCTTTCCAAATCTCACTTGTAGGATTTcattgggtttgttgttgtcCTTGCCTAAATACAATCTAGTGCAGTACAATGCAACTAATTTGAGGTAGGGTAACGTCTACGTATACAGATTCcacttgtgagatttcactaggtatgttgttgttgttgtccttGCCTAAATGCAATCTAGTGCAGCACAATGCAATTAATTCATATTGGTTGGTTGATTGGTTGTATAGTAATGTTTCTAAATTTTGTGTTTTTCTTGATGTAAAGTAGGAACGGAGTCAGGATATTTAGTTTATGGATTTTGAATCACAACTCTTTTTACTTATTGGGTTCTAAATagtttatttatacatattaagtGAATCTTTTAACACAAATACATGATTTGAGCCTAAATGATTGGGTTCTGCCAACTCCGTAACTACAATGTTGGCTCCGCCCCTGATTATTTATTGAGAAGTTAACTATTTGTAAATACAGGCAACACCCGTTGGTAAGCTAATTGATTTAGGAACCCCGAGTGCACCACCGATAGTTGATATTGGAGCAGATGAAGCTAACTCTGAACTAGCAAGTGGATTGAGCACTTCTGGAGGATTGACTGAAACTGAGCATAATTATAAGAAAGCTTTTTCAGAAACACCAGAAGAGGCCTGGTATGGAAATGGATTGTGTATTTCTGAAAGATTGTCTAGAACACAGGACAGTAATAAGATAAATATTCCAAACGTTGCACAAGTTCTTTCAGCAATAAGATAAATTTCTGTTATTtctatttctgttattatttattactttctataatttgattactctattttatgtGTGACACTTtcgttatttttttttcctgtaacgcttttaatttcttagccttatttgatatttttttatgcttttattgagccgaggatctccagaaaacagccgtcctaccttggtaggagtaaggtctgcgtacactctaccctccccagaccccacattgtgggatttcactaggttgttgttgttgttgcacaAGTTCTTTCGGAGACTGAAAATAGAGGGTATGAAAAAGTTGAACTGACCTTCAGAATATGTAAATATTTGCAAATGTCCTTCATTTCAGCATGAAGTTCAAGAAACCAATTACAGTTTCATTTTGGTGCAGGGGAGATAAGGCAAGTGATGCACTTCCCTATTCCCAGCAAGGGAATTCGGTGGGATTTCCAAGCCGTTATGATACCAGGTTTTACTTCACTTCATTTGTTTTGCTTGCTACTCTTGCTAAACAACTCTCTTTTATATAAGTGTGGAACTGTGTCATTTCCTGTTCTGTTAGCATGTGCCTTGACTCAGCAAAAGTCCACATAAAACTGTATTCTAAGAAGGTACAGGAATTATTAAAGAGCATAAGGGGATTGTGTTTTATCATGGACTTATATAGGCTTCATCTATGGTATTTTCCAAAAGGATGACCGTCCCTTGAAAATCCCCCCTCCCCCTTTTccataaaaaaaggaaaagaaaatattttgacagAATTTTAGAGATTAAGGTGAATGGAATGATGAGCAAAAGTTAAGTCTGAGCTGCAGGAATTCTCAGTGGGTTCTTGTTGAAGTAGTAGAAGAATCTACCAATAGCTTAATTAGCATATCTCTTATGTTGATGAAGCCCAAGTCTTTTGCTTCCCTCTTCTCCTTATTACTACTCTAAGTAGCTATACATCTAAACATTTTCACTCGGCCTCGTTCCAGTTTAGGGTGAGAAAAAGAGGTGGACTTTTTTTGAATCTAATTTTCTTTTAGATTGCAATTACTGAACATTTCTTTGAAAACAACAGTCAAAACGGATGGCAAGTTCTCCTGGCTTATGATGCTTGCATCCGTCTATGCCTAAATGCTTGGGCAAGAGGATGTGTTGAGGCACCTGAGTTTTTACGCGATGAATGCCAGATGCTTCGAAGTGCTTTCTGGTTTGCTAGCTTATCTTTTCTCATATTGAATCACTTTAAAAACACCTTTTTATGGATTCGACTTAATTTCCATGACCAATATTCGCTCTATCTTATCCAACGTCTCAGCTTGCAGAAACTGTTGTTGCAACCTCGATGCATGCAGACAACAGAAAGGATTCATAAGACCAATGGACAAACATTACCCTTAAAAGTGAGAAAGTTAGTCGGTAAGGTTCGTGTGGAAGGTATAACtcaaaaacaattatttttgcttatttttttgAGGTTATTGGTAGTGCACTTCTttgctcttctttttttttttttttgtgtgtgtgagaGAGTGAGGTAGGTGCGTGATTTATAATTTAGAGCTAGTAATTTCTACTCATATGAAGACATATTCGAATAATAAGTTATGGTTTCATCCAACTGTTTGCTACACTATCTTGTTTACTTTTAGACACATTACTTTTCAATTGATAAGTCAATGAAATAAAAGCTGTCAAACTACATGTAGATTTCTTATTCTGTAGTGTAATGTGTATCTTTAACCTACATATTGCAGTAAGAAAGTTAAGAATTGTACCAAAGAGGAAGCTTAAGAGCACCAACTCAATGCGAGGTGCAATTAGCATGCATGCAGGAGCAGATTATGTCCGACATGTTTCATCACTGGTGAAAAATGGAATCAGCTCTCTTAAAATTCATTCATCTCTGTTGACATGTGAAGGTTAGTAGTTCTTATTGAAAGAGGTTAGTAGTTCTTATTGAAAGATTCTTTCTCTTCCATTGGATCGAGGAAACAATTTACCTAAAATGCTTGAGTAGAAGAAACATAGTCTTCTAAAAGATTTATTGAGTTTTTCGACAACAGCTATACTTGATTCTTTCGAATGGTGGTTATTCTAGGGGATGATAGCAAACTGAttgattttattctttatttctcCTTGTAAACTATGATGGTCTCTAGGTGTGAAAATATGATGATTGGAGAGTGCTTAAAGGGAGGGGATATCTTCCACGTTAAATCACATGGAGAGAAGtgtctcaaaagaactactacCTTTAGCAACAAATGCGAACTTGGTTaatgttagtaaactgtattgaaaaatattaaaacagtaacaacaactaaaagtaataaaacacagaatctggaaatttaatgcaagaacaaaatcgagcccactgactgcatagtgtgtccttaaggaaattattcccctcaaagtatccgaggttttggaatctttcctcccaggatagaacgatttactcaccaaagtagaggtactgcaaatctttgatgacttCGAACCACTTGATGGCTGTATTTCACACtagttttaggaagtgcagaaagaagaagaagatggtatatattcagaatttcgtatggaacattctgaggattaagagacatatatatagactatttgcaccttttaagaaaaggcacctgttggaaaaagatttgcctgttgagaaaaggtttgcaacttttcggacaaggttgcaacctttcaaaaatctgttggaaaaaacggagggaaatatttaaattaatccgggaaagaaacgggtcgcgggtcgcgggtcaggatttttccacttaattaattaaataaataaataatattaattaattaaaatgtaaagaaaatttggtccaaaaagattatcaatcaattgaccaaatccaaatccgaagccgaagccgaagccgtagccgagccgagcgacgacgacgacggcgcgaggggagaccctcttcttgaccttttagcaacatgaaggagtgcttctacttttaagtaggagacttttcatttccaccacctatgtgggaccaaagcttatttaataaagcaagagagaacatatcattttcttctccacttctttttccctcaatttcccattcaaacaatcaattaaacccaacaatcccccacatgaatggggaatgtctacaagataaaggaatgcacggataagtgtgtgatatacaaacgaagattaattgcatctggataagtaggtttccctttgaactttccatagtgaacttatataggatatactcgatcaatcggtagatgcgatatctttgaaccatcgaacttttgttgtataactagacaacataagtcacacaattaatcatcaaccatctatggttctcacggttgtgttcgtttcagccatgaacaccgcctggtttcgtgaatgcatagagaatgggcctttaccgtcattccccttgaagcggcttatacttcacattcatataggtgatttctaaacgtgtagtcctataaacacactatctagtcattttccgccagatttagataatcattaaaaaacctttaatgctttattaactcattaaaaagccttaaggttttatcctttatttatgaacattgtcatcatcacgagaatgggttgaattatttgacaatgttgaaccgccaatcataactttgtttgatctctttgaacctagctcatgggatctccagtctactaggtagagttaccgccatgatgacttgtcctaggtcttaaccccattcccctcgatgatctttcaacagcctctctagataggccttttgttagtggatccgatacgttatctcttgattttacgtagtcaatagtgataacaccactagagagtagttgtctaacagtattgtgtcgcCGTCGAATGTGACGCGATTTTCCGTTATACATAACGTTTTCTGCCCTCcctattgccgcttggctatcacaatgtatacatatgggtgccaaaggtttgggccaaaatggaatatcttccaaaaaaattctgagccattcagcttcttcatcagccttgtctaaagctataaattcagactccattgtagagcgggcgatgcatgtctattttgatgatttccaagacactgctcctccactaacggtgaaaacatatccacttgtggatttaacttcagatgatcaggtgatccagtttgcatcactatatccctcaattactgcgggatatttattataatgcaaagcatagttttgggtgtgtttcaaataccccaagactcgtttcattgccatccaatgagtttgattgggattattcgtgaatcgactcaacttgctaatagcacatgctatatctggtcgtgtacaattcataatatacatcaaacttcccaaaactcgtgcatagtccaattgtgagtcacttttaccttcattcttttgaagtgcaaaacttacatcaattggagtttttgcaacattgaaatttaaatatttgaacttatcaagtatattttcaatataatgtgactgtgataatgctagaccttgtggagttttatggatcctaattcctaagatcaagtcagcaacccctaagtctttcatgtcaaatttgctagtAAGTATACGCTTTGTAGCATTTACATCAgcaatgtctttactcattatcagcatgtcatcaacatataaacaaacaatgacttcatgatttggagtatttttaatgtgaacacatttatcacactcattaatcttaaatccatttgctaACATTATTTGGTCAAATTtcgcatgccattgtttaggtgcttgtttaagtccataaagtgacataacaagtttgcacactttctttctttacctggaactacgaaaccctcaggttgttccatgtaaatttcttcctccaattctccatttaagaaagccgtcttaacatccatttgatggatttcaagaccATTAACAGCAgcaagtgccactaacacccgaatagatgttatccttgttaccggcgagtatgtgtcaaagtaatcaagaccttctttttgcctataacctttgaccacaagtcttgccttatatttatcaatagtgccatcagctttcattttccttttaaatatccattttgatcctaaaggtttatttccaggaggaagatcaaccaattctcatgtatggttattcaaaattgattgaatctcactattgattgcctctttccaaaatgctgaatcagaagaagacattgcagctttaaatgtttgaggctcattttcaagcaagaaagtcacaaaatctggtccaaaggaagtagatatcctttgacgtttgctacgccttAGATCCTCTTCAgttggtttactttcctttggttcttctcgtggtcgtttagatctttcacttgaggactcacatttagttttatacggataaatattttcaaagaattcagcattatctgattcaattaccgtattaatattaatttcaggattgtccgatttatgaaccaaaaatcgacaagctttgctgtttgtagcatagccaataaaaatacaatccacggtctttggtccgatttttacccttttgggcaaaggaacttggacctttgctaaacacccccacactttgaaatatttcaagttgggttttcttcctttccatagttcatacggaatagtttgtgttttgctgtggggcactctgttgagtattcgattagctgtaaggatagcttccccccacaagttctgtGGTAAACCgaaacttattaataaagcattcatcatttcttttaatgttcggtttttcctttccgcaattccatttgattgtggtgtgtagggggcagtaatttgatgaataattccatattctaaacatatcttttcaaaaggagattcgtattctccacccctatcacttctaatcatttttatctttttattcaattgattttccacttcgttcttgtattgcttaaatgcatcaattgcttcatccttactattaagcaaatatacataacaatattgagtgcaatcgtcaataaaagttataaaatacttctttccaccacgagttggtgtagacttcatatcacaaatgtctgtgtgaatcaattctaagggactagaattcctttcaatagatttataaggatgcttagcatacttagattcaacacatacttgacattttgatttattacaatcaaagttaggcaatatatttaagttaatcaattttcgcaaggttttatgattgacatgtcctaaacgtgaatgccataaattatttgactcaaataagtaagaagaagctttaactttattatcatcaacaaccattacatttagtttgaaaagaccctcagtgaggtagccttttcctagatacatttcattcttactcacaactactttgtctgaaactagaacacacttgaatccattcttgataagaaggccggcagacaccaaattctttcgcatttctagaacatgatacactttgttcagcgtcaccaccttgccggatgtcattttcagaaatactctcccatatccttcaatcttaGCAGTTGCAtaatttcccatatagatcgtcgcattaggtgctgcaggggaataagtagagaaggcttctcggactgcacacacatgcgaagtagctcccgaatcaagccaccattctttgggattacctactaggttgcattctgattgcattgcacacagatcatcaataccttctttattttccaccatattggcttgtccctttctcttgtcctttttcggaAGATGATAATCTGGAGCTTTGtgtccaactttcccacaattataacaattgcccttgaactttttcttgttctgctcctgattctttccaaaaggttgcttccttttcttattctttggagcagcatcttcaacgatgttcgctcccataattgttgaatttccaCGCAACTTCTTTTTtgctgttttgttatcttcctcaatcttgagacgaatcacaagatcttccaacttcatttccttacgcttgtgctttagataatttttgaaatctctccacgaaggaggcaacttttctatcatcgcagccacttgaaatgcttcattaactaccataccttcagcaataaggtcatgaaaaataagttgtagttcttgaacttgggttccaacagttctgctatctatcattttatagtctaggaacttagcaaccacaaattttttcaagcatgcgtcttcagtcttgtacttcttctcaagtgcatcccacaattctttagaagtttttacagcactgtagacattgtacaaatcatcatccaaagcacttaggatgtagcccttgcatagaaaatctgcctgtgtccatgcctcagtaatcataaatttttcattggtcg
This sequence is a window from Solanum dulcamara chromosome 10, daSolDulc1.2, whole genome shotgun sequence. Protein-coding genes within it:
- the LOC129869956 gene encoding uncharacterized protein LOC129869956, with translation MKFKKPITVSFWCRGDKASDALPYSQQGNSVGFPSRYDTSQNGWQVLLAYDACIRLCLNAWARGCVEAPEFLRDECQMLRSAFCLQKLLLQPRCMQTTERIHKTNGQTLPLKVRKLVGKVRVEVRKLRIVPKRKLKSTNSMRGAISMHAGADYVRHVSSLVKNGISSLKIHSSLLTCEG